The following proteins are co-located in the Frigidibacter mobilis genome:
- a CDS encoding helix-turn-helix domain-containing protein yields the protein MLSVPLPFVVAILLLVLLAEVVRRDDGLRAGGAPGNLPFLALIFVSTLQSVLSGLRWGYGIQGVMYLMPVTAALVPPLAYAGVSRLVGTSRLSPLRRVMLHSAPAGLIVLLMLLWRESLDIALAAIFIFYAGAILLLMRSGADALRRLPFENATPAFRSIIFAALALLFSATLDLYVFFDLLEGRGRHALAAITLGNLAALIILSLAGAIASRNPAPPEEAEAAPPAEADGDRETMAAVISQMEGRRVYRDTELTLDRLARKTLVPARQISGAINRMTGKNVSQYVNEFRVAEACHLLADTDKPVTEIMFDVGFQTKSNFNREFRRVTDMTPVQWRDKRRRAQAGSA from the coding sequence ATGCTCTCCGTTCCCTTGCCCTTCGTCGTCGCCATCTTGCTTCTTGTTCTGCTGGCCGAGGTGGTCCGGCGGGATGATGGCCTGCGGGCAGGCGGGGCGCCCGGCAACCTGCCCTTCCTGGCGTTGATCTTCGTCAGCACCCTGCAATCGGTGCTGTCGGGGCTTCGATGGGGATATGGGATCCAGGGGGTGATGTACCTGATGCCGGTGACTGCCGCGCTGGTGCCGCCGCTTGCCTATGCCGGTGTGTCGCGGCTGGTCGGGACAAGCAGGCTGTCGCCGCTGCGCCGGGTGATGCTGCACAGCGCGCCTGCCGGGCTGATCGTGCTGCTGATGCTGCTCTGGCGGGAGTCGCTGGACATCGCGCTTGCCGCGATCTTCATCTTCTATGCCGGGGCGATCCTGCTGCTGATGCGGTCCGGCGCAGATGCCCTGCGCCGCCTGCCGTTCGAGAATGCCACGCCGGCCTTCCGCTCGATCATCTTCGCGGCGCTGGCGCTGCTGTTCTCGGCCACGCTCGACCTCTATGTCTTCTTCGACTTGCTGGAGGGGCGCGGCCGCCATGCGCTGGCGGCGATCACGCTTGGCAATCTGGCGGCGCTGATAATCCTGTCGCTGGCCGGGGCCATCGCCAGCCGCAACCCCGCCCCACCCGAGGAGGCCGAGGCCGCCCCGCCCGCCGAGGCCGATGGCGACCGCGAGACGATGGCCGCGGTCATCTCGCAGATGGAGGGGCGGCGGGTCTACCGGGATACGGAGCTGACGCTGGACCGGCTGGCCCGCAAGACGCTTGTGCCCGCGCGACAGATCTCGGGGGCCATCAACCGCATGACGGGCAAGAACGTCTCGCAATATGTGAACGAGTTCCGCGTCGCCGAGGCCTGCCATCTGCTGGCGGACACGGACAAGCCGGTGACCGAGATCATGTTCGATGTCGGCTTTCAGACCAAATCCAACTTCAACCGCGAGTTCCGGCGGGTGACCGACATGACGCCGGTCCAGTGGCGCGACAAGCGCCGCAGAGCGCAGGCGGGATCTGCATAG
- a CDS encoding efflux RND transporter periplasmic adaptor subunit: MNMTSETPPFAEALRSLTLAPSADPAPPPGRSARRRILLAASLAGAGIALSLAIGRAVMPDTAAEPVLLAAATAPPTMADSVQSVLPRREVTGSGYVVAPDETAVFALYEGRITGILVAPGDRVAAGQVLVTLADATAGFALEQAQAARAAAELVLAARRIELAQAEISLGRISALATRRAVSLQEHDEAQTARDLAANGVLQARQSLKDADLVVRMAQDRVAELTIRAPIPGTVTRMAAHLGDSVLGRADAVREDQSLLTITDTSRLVIDADVAEASLSILHPGLRGEAILDSYPGHPFAVEILRIAPVIFPAKGTVSLRLGLTAPPAGIRPAMAARIRIPTESQPGEGPQ, encoded by the coding sequence ATGAACATGACCTCGGAAACTCCCCCATTCGCCGAGGCGCTGCGGTCCCTGACCCTGGCGCCCTCCGCAGATCCCGCTCCACCGCCGGGCCGCAGCGCCCGGCGGCGGATCCTCCTTGCTGCCAGTCTGGCGGGGGCGGGCATTGCCCTCTCGTTGGCCATCGGGCGCGCCGTTATGCCGGACACCGCGGCAGAACCCGTGCTGCTGGCCGCGGCAACGGCTCCGCCGACCATGGCGGACTCGGTTCAATCCGTCCTTCCGCGCCGTGAAGTTACTGGCTCGGGCTATGTCGTCGCGCCGGACGAGACTGCGGTCTTCGCACTTTATGAGGGGCGGATCACCGGCATTCTGGTCGCCCCCGGTGACAGGGTTGCAGCGGGGCAGGTGCTGGTCACGCTGGCCGATGCGACTGCCGGTTTTGCGCTGGAACAGGCGCAGGCCGCACGGGCAGCGGCGGAACTGGTCCTCGCCGCGCGGAGGATCGAACTTGCGCAGGCGGAAATCTCGCTGGGGCGGATCTCGGCGTTGGCAACTCGCCGGGCCGTGTCCCTGCAAGAGCATGACGAGGCACAGACCGCACGGGATCTGGCCGCGAACGGAGTGCTGCAGGCCCGCCAGAGCCTGAAGGATGCCGACCTTGTCGTCAGGATGGCGCAGGACAGGGTGGCGGAATTGACCATCCGCGCCCCGATTCCGGGCACCGTCACACGGATGGCCGCGCATCTTGGCGACAGCGTGCTCGGACGGGCTGATGCCGTGCGCGAGGATCAAAGCCTGCTGACCATCACTGATACCAGCCGTCTGGTGATCGACGCCGATGTGGCAGAGGCCAGCCTGTCGATTCTGCACCCCGGGCTGCGCGGCGAGGCCATCCTCGACAGCTATCCCGGCCATCCCTTCGCGGTAGAGATCCTGCGGATCGCGCCTGTAATCTTTCCCGCCAAGGGCACGGTCTCGCTGCGCCTTGGCCTGACCGCGCCGCCCGCAGGCATCCGCCCCGCTATGGCCGCGCGCATCCGCATCCCCACCGAATCCCAACCCGGAGAGGGTCCACAATGA
- a CDS encoding ABC transporter ATP-binding protein, whose product MTEPATDEPYIALKAVQKSFQIGAEAVPIFTALDLEISRGEFVAIMGPSGSGKSTLLNMLAGIDSPDGGELRIGSARLDRMGESARSSWRAHSMGIVFQFYNLLPMLTAAENVELPLLLKPLTAKDRRARVEKVLDLVGLSGRGGQYPALMSGGQQQRVGIARAIVSDPALLLCDEPTGDLDRKSADDVLEMLRFLNRDLGKTIVMVTHDPRAASCARRTLHLDKGQFLEERRAA is encoded by the coding sequence ATGACCGAACCTGCAACTGACGAGCCCTATATCGCCCTGAAGGCGGTGCAGAAGAGCTTCCAAATCGGGGCCGAGGCGGTCCCGATCTTCACCGCGCTGGACCTGGAGATTTCGCGCGGGGAGTTCGTGGCGATCATGGGCCCCTCCGGCTCTGGCAAGTCGACGCTGCTGAACATGCTTGCAGGCATCGACAGCCCCGATGGCGGCGAGCTGCGGATCGGCAGCGCCCGGCTGGACCGGATGGGCGAAAGCGCCCGGTCGTCCTGGCGCGCCCATAGCATGGGGATCGTCTTCCAGTTCTACAACTTGCTGCCGATGCTGACGGCGGCCGAGAATGTGGAACTGCCCCTGCTGCTGAAGCCGCTGACCGCGAAGGACCGGCGCGCGCGGGTGGAGAAGGTGCTGGATCTGGTCGGTCTGTCGGGACGCGGCGGGCAGTATCCGGCGCTGATGTCGGGCGGACAGCAGCAGCGTGTGGGCATCGCACGCGCCATCGTATCCGACCCCGCCTTGCTGCTATGTGACGAGCCGACCGGCGATCTTGACCGGAAGTCGGCCGATGACGTGCTGGAGATGCTGCGCTTTCTGAACCGCGATCTGGGCAAGACCATCGTCATGGTCACCCATGATCCGCGGGCGGCATCCTGTGCCCGCCGCACCCTGCATCTGGACAAGGGCCAGTTCCTGGAAGAGCGGAGGGCGGCGTGA
- a CDS encoding ABC transporter permease, with translation MGYLGLARRNAWRKPLRTGLLMVCVAIAFLIYGLTASFQHGSQGAAGASEDLLGVMSAAGRGQSLPMAYLPRLESAPGVAAVAWMTRLRGFAGAETNVIAVSAADPERLAAVNGPELGLTPDLMAGLNGARDRVLVGRALAEAQGWSSGQRITVTAFDTQTTAGNRDWQFEIAGIFEGTGPSTDTYFVIARYDYVNALRARGADRVDAFLLRPQEGVSSGELARSIDALFANSAAPTRTQTEKQFLEAFLRQFADVGLIIGLVVGAAFVTLLMIVINTLVLALRERRFEIGVLKTLGFSKRRILALILAETLFIFVVGGSIGLVLAKLATLLAGASLGLVLAPQILGKAIGLILLLGTVSGLIPAISTMRSPVITALRTR, from the coding sequence ATGGGCTACCTTGGCCTTGCCAGACGGAATGCCTGGCGCAAGCCGCTTCGCACGGGTCTGCTGATGGTCTGCGTGGCCATCGCCTTCCTGATCTACGGCCTGACCGCCAGCTTCCAGCATGGCAGCCAGGGGGCGGCCGGGGCCAGCGAGGATCTGCTGGGGGTGATGAGCGCTGCGGGCAGGGGGCAGTCCTTGCCGATGGCCTATCTGCCGCGGCTGGAGTCTGCGCCGGGCGTTGCCGCCGTGGCCTGGATGACCCGGCTGCGGGGCTTTGCCGGGGCCGAGACCAATGTCATCGCCGTCAGCGCCGCCGATCCCGAACGGCTGGCCGCGGTGAATGGCCCGGAGCTTGGGCTGACACCCGATTTGATGGCCGGCCTGAACGGGGCCCGCGACCGCGTGCTGGTCGGGCGTGCGCTGGCCGAGGCGCAGGGCTGGAGCTCCGGTCAAAGGATCACCGTTACCGCCTTTGACACCCAAACGACAGCGGGCAACCGCGACTGGCAGTTCGAGATCGCGGGCATCTTCGAGGGCACGGGCCCCAGCACCGACACCTATTTCGTCATCGCACGTTATGACTATGTCAACGCGCTGCGGGCCCGCGGTGCCGACCGTGTCGATGCCTTCCTCCTCCGGCCGCAGGAAGGGGTTTCCTCCGGCGAGCTTGCCCGCAGCATCGACGCCCTTTTCGCCAATTCGGCCGCGCCGACCCGAACCCAGACGGAAAAGCAGTTCCTTGAGGCCTTCCTGCGCCAGTTCGCCGATGTCGGGCTCATCATCGGCCTTGTCGTCGGCGCGGCGTTCGTCACGCTGCTGATGATCGTCATCAACACTCTCGTCCTTGCCCTGCGCGAGCGGCGGTTCGAGATCGGGGTGCTGAAAACCCTTGGCTTCTCGAAGCGGCGGATCCTCGCGCTGATCCTTGCCGAGACGTTGTTCATCTTCGTCGTCGGCGGCAGCATCGGCCTTGTGCTTGCAAAGCTTGCGACCCTGCTGGCCGGGGCAAGCCTCGGGCTGGTGCTGGCACCGCAGATCCTTGGCAAGGCCATCGGCCTGATCCTCCTGCTGGGCACGGTGTCCGGACTGATCCCGGCGATCAGCACCATGCGCAGCCCCGTCATCACAGCCCTCAGAACAAGGTAG
- a CDS encoding ABC transporter permease, giving the protein MMLSIALVVCVLAGFLAMAAGFERTLAGTGSTSVAVVLGGGSNREAGSDIPPEALRSILALGGEIGVVRDAGGSLVASREVVVTTEVAARDGAPAATLALRGMDLSGPDLRDGVALAAGRMFTPGARELVVGLGIARQVPGFAIGGKVRLGALDWTVVGHFSAGGSAFESEVWADLEAVRAAFDRQGKVQSLRLRLAGPEAIGTLRAALGTATTTPLVVLSEADLYAGQSGRTADLIRLFGWPLALLMAVGATAGTLNTMMSSVADRTVEIATLRALGFSRAAAFLATWIEAALLALIGVGIGVALSWLLFNGWQASTLGANNARMGFQLMVTGEVMAKAGLLGLATGLIGGALPAIAATRLPLTAALRAGA; this is encoded by the coding sequence ATGATGCTCTCGATCGCGCTGGTGGTCTGCGTGCTGGCCGGGTTTCTGGCAATGGCTGCGGGGTTTGAACGGACGCTGGCGGGCACGGGGTCGACCTCCGTCGCGGTGGTCCTGGGCGGGGGCAGCAACCGCGAAGCCGGCTCCGACATCCCGCCCGAGGCGCTGCGCAGCATCTTGGCGCTTGGCGGCGAGATCGGCGTCGTCCGTGATGCAGGCGGCAGCCTTGTCGCCTCGCGCGAGGTTGTCGTCACGACCGAGGTCGCAGCTCGTGATGGTGCGCCGGCTGCGACCCTCGCCCTGCGTGGCATGGATCTGTCCGGGCCGGATCTGCGCGACGGTGTTGCGCTTGCGGCGGGGAGGATGTTCACCCCCGGCGCGCGCGAGCTGGTGGTGGGCCTTGGCATCGCCCGGCAGGTTCCGGGGTTCGCCATTGGGGGAAAAGTCCGACTTGGCGCGCTGGACTGGACGGTGGTCGGGCATTTTTCCGCCGGTGGCAGCGCCTTCGAGTCCGAGGTCTGGGCCGATCTCGAGGCCGTGCGCGCCGCCTTCGACAGGCAGGGCAAGGTGCAAAGCCTGAGGCTGCGCCTCGCCGGTCCTGAAGCGATTGGCACCTTGCGCGCGGCGCTTGGCACGGCAACGACAACGCCGCTTGTCGTTTTGTCAGAGGCGGATCTCTATGCCGGGCAGTCGGGCAGGACGGCGGATCTGATCCGGCTGTTCGGCTGGCCGCTGGCCCTGCTGATGGCCGTTGGTGCGACCGCGGGCACCCTGAACACGATGATGAGTTCGGTGGCCGACCGCACGGTGGAAATCGCCACCCTGCGCGCCCTCGGGTTCAGCCGGGCGGCCGCCTTCCTTGCCACCTGGATCGAGGCGGCGCTGCTGGCGCTGATCGGGGTGGGCATCGGCGTCGCGCTGTCATGGCTGCTGTTCAATGGCTGGCAGGCAAGCACCCTAGGCGCGAACAACGCGCGCATGGGGTTCCAGCTGATGGTGACGGGCGAGGTGATGGCTAAAGCCGGCCTCCTGGGCCTCGCAACAGGCCTGATCGGCGGCGCCCTGCCGGCCATCGCCGCGACAAGGCTGCCCCTGACGGCGGCGTTGAGGGCAGGGGCTTGA
- a CDS encoding DUF1127 domain-containing protein, with the protein MTNVVEFPQLMGLTSGDRSAMHRDKVSPRSLLRVWRERAALRKTLTQDLLPGPDSVLEDAGWTRDAAQAEARKPFWIG; encoded by the coding sequence ATGACCAATGTCGTCGAATTTCCGCAGCTCATGGGTCTCACATCCGGCGATCGCTCCGCGATGCATAGGGACAAGGTGTCCCCCAGGTCGCTCCTCCGGGTCTGGAGGGAACGCGCGGCCCTTCGCAAGACCCTGACCCAAGACCTGCTCCCCGGTCCCGACAGCGTGCTGGAGGATGCAGGATGGACCCGTGACGCAGCGCAAGCCGAGGCGAGGAAGCCGTTCTGGATAGGCTGA
- a CDS encoding LysR family transcriptional regulator, which produces MRRLPPLSALPAFEATARLGSVTAAGAELGRTHGAISKQIAHLSEDLGGGLFEKAGNGLKLTSRGERLRNASTALLDDLSALAQVLRSEQDERQIDILTSATFATRWLIPRLPRFYMRCPDVDLRLRMSGPQAVPDHDFDVLVSYDRLRSPTTDMDGQIIGDTSYGIVCAPGYPLQEMGHLWTAPVAFVQVGAPQSWQMWMRLADVEFRAEQEVEHAHHLLALEAAAAGLGVALAERRLVDQDLSTGRLVAPLGFRTVPGGLLAVVTPRASRRSTVAVLIEWLREEAL; this is translated from the coding sequence ATGCGCCGCCTTCCCCCGCTGTCCGCCTTGCCGGCTTTTGAAGCAACCGCGCGACTGGGATCAGTGACAGCCGCCGGCGCGGAGCTGGGGCGAACGCATGGCGCCATCAGCAAGCAGATCGCTCACCTGTCCGAAGATCTGGGCGGCGGCTTGTTCGAGAAGGCGGGGAACGGGCTGAAGCTGACATCGCGGGGTGAGCGCCTGAGAAACGCCTCCACCGCACTGCTCGACGATCTGTCGGCGCTCGCCCAGGTGCTGCGATCTGAGCAGGACGAACGTCAGATTGATATCCTCACCAGCGCGACCTTCGCGACACGGTGGCTGATCCCGCGGCTGCCGCGTTTCTACATGCGCTGTCCCGACGTGGATCTCCGGTTGAGGATGTCCGGGCCGCAGGCGGTCCCCGACCATGATTTCGATGTTCTGGTCAGCTATGACCGGCTTCGCTCGCCGACAACGGACATGGATGGTCAGATCATCGGGGATACGTCCTACGGCATCGTCTGCGCCCCGGGCTACCCCCTCCAGGAGATGGGGCACCTGTGGACCGCACCGGTCGCTTTTGTGCAGGTCGGTGCCCCGCAGAGTTGGCAGATGTGGATGAGACTGGCCGACGTCGAGTTTCGCGCGGAGCAGGAAGTGGAACACGCACACCACCTTCTGGCGCTGGAGGCTGCGGCAGCGGGATTGGGCGTTGCGCTGGCAGAGCGACGCCTGGTCGATCAGGATCTCTCGACAGGCCGGCTGGTTGCGCCTCTCGGTTTCAGGACCGTGCCGGGCGGGCTTCTGGCTGTGGTAACGCCGAGAGCCTCCAGGCGAAGCACCGTGGCAGTCTTGATCGAGTGGCTCCGCGAAGAGGCGCTGTAG
- a CDS encoding LysR substrate-binding domain-containing protein: MIAAVVEVEIDMALGVFADLPPQIEAQVLFRDAYACLLDPSGQPQPYTGLTADRYWAAPHVLVAVHGKTPTELDLSLRRYRMARHIALILPHWGVAPQVIQGSDLILTVARRCLTNVSFLEITAPPLELPTIPFSAISHTRRRADPALRWLAEEVRGCLDV; encoded by the coding sequence ATGATCGCCGCGGTGGTTGAGGTCGAGATTGACATGGCGCTTGGGGTCTTCGCCGACCTCCCACCTCAGATCGAGGCGCAGGTCCTGTTCAGGGATGCCTATGCCTGCCTGCTGGACCCTTCGGGCCAGCCACAGCCCTATACCGGCCTGACGGCAGATCGCTATTGGGCGGCCCCGCACGTTCTGGTGGCAGTTCATGGGAAAACTCCGACGGAGCTGGACCTGTCCCTGCGCCGCTACCGCATGGCGCGGCATATCGCGTTAATCCTGCCGCACTGGGGCGTAGCACCGCAGGTCATCCAAGGCTCCGACCTGATCCTGACCGTCGCACGGCGTTGCCTGACCAACGTGTCGTTCCTGGAAATAACCGCTCCCCCGCTCGAGCTGCCAACGATCCCCTTTTCAGCGATCAGTCACACGCGCCGCCGCGCAGATCCGGCGCTGCGCTGGCTGGCGGAGGAAGTCAGGGGATGTCTCGATGTATAG
- a CDS encoding tRNA-dihydrouridine synthase: protein MTKTIGLHPVENVAGPKTIYQRTSETKPYVSRYKRPDTVSHSSWNWELISDQPLDQWLPDLEEIKTTYPDRMLIASIMAGAGNEEEMENWRRLARAVVNAGCDAIELNMSCPHMDRKDMGAHIANDEDIIRSILQAVTEVVSVPIWVKLTPSASSLVDGARAAYAAGASSISLCNTFPSLPLMDPETLKFEVEVDGLVTSGGLGGLAILHQALQRVSDVSRAFPDKSISGIGGIKGFREAFNFIAHGAGNLQVCTAAMEEKGSGGVGVNLIQELTSDLGEYLERKGYSSIEEFRGVARERIVEHSRIRRKSEAYNGGYAQPA from the coding sequence GTGACCAAGACAATCGGCTTGCACCCGGTCGAAAACGTAGCCGGTCCCAAAACGATCTATCAACGTACCAGTGAAACGAAGCCCTATGTCTCGCGCTACAAGCGACCTGACACCGTGTCTCACTCTTCCTGGAACTGGGAACTCATCTCGGACCAGCCTCTCGATCAGTGGCTTCCTGATCTGGAAGAGATCAAGACCACCTACCCGGATCGCATGCTCATTGCCTCGATCATGGCCGGTGCCGGCAATGAGGAAGAGATGGAGAATTGGCGCAGGCTTGCGCGGGCTGTCGTGAATGCTGGATGTGATGCCATCGAGTTGAACATGTCCTGCCCCCACATGGATCGCAAGGACATGGGGGCGCACATCGCTAATGACGAAGACATCATCAGATCGATCCTGCAAGCTGTCACCGAAGTGGTCAGCGTGCCGATCTGGGTCAAGCTCACCCCATCGGCGTCCAGCCTCGTCGACGGGGCCCGAGCGGCCTATGCGGCAGGCGCATCGTCGATATCGCTTTGCAACACCTTTCCGTCTCTTCCGCTGATGGACCCGGAGACCTTGAAGTTCGAGGTCGAGGTGGACGGGCTGGTCACGTCGGGGGGCTTGGGTGGGTTGGCCATCCTGCACCAGGCCCTGCAGCGCGTGTCGGATGTTTCGCGCGCGTTCCCGGACAAATCGATTTCCGGCATCGGCGGGATCAAAGGCTTCCGAGAGGCCTTCAATTTCATCGCCCACGGCGCCGGAAACCTGCAGGTTTGCACGGCGGCGATGGAGGAAAAGGGCAGCGGCGGTGTCGGGGTCAACCTCATTCAAGAGCTTACAAGCGACCTTGGCGAATACCTAGAGCGCAAGGGATATTCATCAATCGAAGAATTTCGGGGTGTCGCCCGAGAAAGAATCGTCGAACATTCGCGGATTCGCAGGAAAAGCGAAGCTTATAACGGGGGTTACGCGCAACCCGCATAG
- a CDS encoding monovalent cation/H+ antiporter subunit A — protein MSREGVFLLVMSALPFLGALIPGLMIRAGRTACAAFAAVPTALALTMLLILAPSVMQGEVIRVELDWLPQLGLSVSFFLDGLGLLFAGMILGVGLLVTLYARFYLSSNDPMGQFYTYLLLFQGAMLGIVLSDNILLLLIFWELTSLSSFLLIGYWKHLPEGRQGARMALAVTGGGGLAMIGGMLILGNIAGSYNLTDILSQGDAIRASEWYLPALILILLGAFTKSAQFPFHFWLPHAMAAPTPVSAYLHSATMVKAGVFLLARMWPVLAGTEAWFYLVATTGLITMVLGALIALFKNDLKALLAYSTVSHLGLLTMLLGFGTKLAAIVAVFHIINHLTFKAALFMTAGIVDHGVHSRDIKRLGGLRHLMPITFVIGTVAALSMAGIPLFNGFLSKEMMLEEASHTGWAGSAWVVPALATLGAALSVAYSFRFILHVFFGPVRDDYPAEPHDPSFGLWAAPALLVVGVVVIGLVPALVVGPLVAVAGGAVIGGGELPYYSLRIWHGFTPALFMSAAAVLGGLALLWRHAPLDRAWIAAPRPEAKVIFDRLIAAAVSLARRITDGTHDGAMSRYLAIFVVATVALGAVAWSGGGTPPPTRGLQPVPLVVAMGWALLLLGAVSVVVTHRSRFLALVLISIIGLMISAGFVYLSAPDLALTQISVETVTIILLLLALHFLPKNTPIESSWLRRVRDGVIALAAGGGVGALAYAFMLRDVDTISGYHLANSYEGGGGTNVVNVILVDFRGYDTYGEIIVLAIAGLVIYAGIEALLSGHAAARIRNTDYAQDRSRDRHPLMMVVATRVMMPIAIMVGVYIFLRGHNQPGGGFVAGLVVSIALLMQYMASGFAWTQSRQRIAYHTMIGWGVVIAGLTGAGAWLAGRPFLTSAYGYVHLPPIEEFELATAMAFDLGVFLAVLGAVMLMLYSLSRIARHSGETPNAKPMDFDPTERKTDPKEGV, from the coding sequence ATGTCGCGCGAGGGCGTGTTTCTTCTTGTCATGTCCGCGCTGCCGTTTCTCGGTGCGCTGATCCCCGGGCTGATGATCCGTGCAGGGCGGACGGCCTGCGCCGCCTTCGCGGCGGTGCCGACGGCGCTTGCACTGACAATGCTGCTGATTCTGGCACCTTCGGTCATGCAGGGAGAGGTGATCCGGGTCGAGCTTGACTGGCTTCCGCAGCTGGGACTTTCGGTGTCGTTCTTTCTCGACGGCCTGGGGCTTCTCTTCGCCGGCATGATCCTCGGCGTTGGGCTCCTGGTGACGCTCTACGCGCGGTTCTACCTGTCGAGCAACGACCCGATGGGTCAGTTCTACACCTACCTGTTGCTGTTCCAAGGCGCGATGCTGGGCATCGTGCTGTCCGACAACATCCTGCTTCTGCTGATTTTCTGGGAGCTGACCTCGCTGTCGTCCTTCCTACTGATCGGCTACTGGAAGCACCTGCCTGAGGGCCGTCAGGGCGCACGCATGGCGCTGGCGGTCACCGGCGGAGGCGGATTGGCGATGATCGGGGGTATGCTCATCCTCGGCAATATCGCAGGCAGCTACAACCTGACCGATATCCTGAGTCAGGGTGATGCGATCCGGGCGTCCGAGTGGTACCTTCCCGCTCTGATCCTGATCCTGCTTGGCGCGTTCACCAAGTCGGCGCAGTTCCCGTTCCACTTCTGGCTTCCCCATGCGATGGCGGCGCCGACTCCGGTCTCGGCCTACCTGCATTCGGCGACGATGGTGAAGGCGGGCGTGTTCTTGCTGGCGAGGATGTGGCCGGTCCTGGCAGGCACCGAGGCCTGGTTCTACCTCGTGGCGACCACCGGACTGATCACGATGGTGCTTGGCGCGCTGATCGCGCTGTTCAAGAATGATCTTAAGGCGCTGCTGGCCTATTCGACGGTCAGTCACCTAGGGCTGCTGACAATGCTCCTGGGGTTCGGAACCAAGCTTGCGGCTATCGTCGCGGTGTTCCACATCATCAACCACCTAACCTTCAAGGCCGCGCTCTTCATGACCGCCGGCATCGTCGATCATGGGGTGCACAGCCGTGACATCAAGCGGCTGGGCGGGCTCAGGCATCTGATGCCTATCACCTTCGTCATCGGAACCGTCGCGGCGCTATCGATGGCCGGCATTCCGCTATTCAACGGCTTTCTGTCCAAGGAGATGATGCTCGAAGAGGCAAGTCATACCGGCTGGGCGGGCAGTGCCTGGGTGGTGCCAGCACTGGCAACCCTCGGCGCGGCGCTGTCGGTGGCCTATTCTTTCCGCTTCATCTTGCATGTCTTCTTCGGCCCGGTCCGCGACGACTACCCGGCGGAGCCGCACGACCCATCTTTCGGCCTCTGGGCCGCGCCGGCCCTGCTTGTGGTCGGGGTCGTCGTGATCGGTCTCGTTCCGGCACTGGTCGTGGGTCCGCTGGTCGCCGTTGCGGGGGGCGCAGTGATCGGCGGCGGCGAGCTTCCATACTATTCGCTGAGAATCTGGCACGGGTTCACGCCGGCGCTCTTCATGTCGGCTGCCGCGGTCCTCGGCGGTCTCGCCTTGCTGTGGCGACACGCACCGCTTGACAGGGCCTGGATCGCGGCACCGCGCCCGGAGGCCAAGGTGATATTCGACCGGCTGATCGCAGCCGCCGTCTCGCTTGCACGCCGGATCACGGACGGGACCCATGACGGTGCCATGAGCCGCTATCTGGCGATCTTCGTGGTGGCTACGGTCGCGCTCGGTGCGGTCGCCTGGAGCGGCGGCGGCACCCCCCCGCCGACCCGCGGGCTGCAGCCGGTCCCGCTGGTAGTCGCTATGGGCTGGGCGCTGCTGCTGCTGGGCGCGGTCTCGGTCGTGGTGACGCATCGGTCACGGTTTCTGGCGCTGGTGCTGATCTCGATCATCGGCCTGATGATCTCGGCCGGATTCGTCTACCTCTCGGCACCTGACCTGGCCCTGACGCAGATCTCGGTCGAGACCGTGACGATCATCCTGCTGCTGCTGGCGCTGCATTTCCTGCCCAAGAATACCCCGATCGAAAGCAGTTGGTTGCGCCGGGTCCGCGACGGCGTGATAGCCCTCGCCGCGGGCGGCGGCGTCGGCGCGCTGGCCTATGCCTTCATGCTCAGGGATGTCGACACGATCTCGGGCTACCATCTAGCCAATTCCTACGAGGGCGGCGGCGGAACCAATGTCGTCAACGTCATCCTCGTCGATTTCCGCGGCTACGACACCTATGGCGAGATCATCGTCCTGGCGATCGCCGGCCTTGTCATCTATGCTGGGATCGAGGCCCTGCTTAGCGGTCACGCGGCGGCCCGGATCCGGAACACCGACTATGCGCAGGACCGATCCCGGGACCGTCACCCGCTGATGATGGTCGTCGCCACCCGCGTGATGATGCCGATCGCGATCATGGTCGGGGTCTACATCTTCCTGCGCGGCCACAACCAGCCCGGCGGCGGTTTCGTGGCCGGGCTGGTGGTCTCGATCGCCCTGCTGATGCAATACATGGCCTCGGGGTTCGCCTGGACGCAATCGCGCCAGAGGATCGCGTACCACACCATGATAGGCTGGGGCGTCGTCATCGCGGGGCTGACCGGCGCAGGGGCCTGGCTTGCGGGAAGGCCCTTCTTGACCAGCGCCTATGGCTATGTCCACCTGCCGCCGATCGAGGAGTTCGAGCTGGCAACCGCGATGGCATTCGACCTTGGCGTGTTTCTTGCCGTGCTGGGGGCCGTCATGCTGATGCTCTACAGCCTGTCGCGAATCGCGCGCCACTCTGGCGAAACCCCGAATGCCAAACCTATGGACTTTGATCCGACCGAACGTAAGACAGACCCGAAGGAGGGCGTGTGA